The window TTGTAGGGATAATGAGTTGTGAATGGGGGCAGTGAGGTGGATAAGAAAActgattttaatatttaaataaaagttagAGACTTTAACGTTCATGTCCTAATTTGTAGGAATTGAAATAAACATTGACAACTTTTGTGGGTCTTTAAATGTCTCACTTGAGCTCTCTAGATAAAATAATCACATAGAAATCCTGTAGAGTAAGAAAAACCATTGCAAcccaaatactattttattcttatttctCCATTTAAATATACGTTACAGATATTCATTGTTTTAGTTAAATAAgagttttatttcaattttgcttCATCTTAATACTCGGTCTTGCACTGCTGTGTTTGTTCGTATTTcaagttttatcaattctgttctTCAAAGATTTTAATTGACCGCTCTTTACTTGGAATGTACGGAAACGTGGAAATACTTAAATTGAAGGCATTGACTCAACTAATGCATGCCATGGAAGATGAGCCATTAATGTATACTTTcaaagattttttgttttgggggcACTTTAGTTCTAGGCTTGTTTAACATAGAAagtattgcatttttttttctgtcttttCTTCTGAGATCTGTAGAGGTGATGTTGATGAGCCATTTGCTTTGGACAACATAGACAGTGGCGGAGCTAGGAATTTATATTTGGGGGGGccatgtataaatttttttttttgtgggtgcatgaaatgtaaaatagtaatgTACAATACTTCATAACTTAATATGTATAAACCAaagtatatttaattaaaattaaacaatcatGAGACAAAATTGACAAAATGATTTAATATCTTTAATCAACTATATAAAATGGGCAAAGTCACAAAACATACAATAACATAAAAGCTAAACATCTTTGTTCAAAACTGTAACCTACGCTCTTTAAAAGATCTAAAGTCATCAAGTATTGAGTTAGTAGTGAAGTTCTCAGTaatttccttttcaatgtaGACAACTAAGTTATCTGAGAGAAACTCGTCCTCCATTTTGTTGCGCAAtcttgttttaacaattttcataGCAAAAAAGGCTCGCTCACCAGTTGTTATGGACACTAGAAAAGTCAAAACAAGGCAAATCAATTGATCAATAAGAGGATATACCTGTGAATTTTCTGTCTCTATTAACCTTCGACATAATTCTACCATAGAtgacaaattttgaaacttcaaatGATTTTGCACATCATGCTCAAATagctttaattgaatttttaaaccAGTCCTATCCCGCTCAAAAAAATCAAGAGGATAATATTTCTCAACAAGACGACATATATCATCCACATTAAAGGATTTGTAAGCATCCTTTGGATCCAAAGCAGAGCAAAGTGTCAAGAGTTCTGTTGGTTGTTCACCAAACCTATTGTCAAGCTCTTGCAATTGAACATCTATATAACAAGATTATAATGATGCTCCACTGTAACATGATCCATTTTCTTATGACTTCTACCTTTAGCAAATTGAGCACTTAGATGtggaatatcaatttcaaatattttggaGAATCCTATGACATTCTCAAGATTATCCAAACCATCTACTCTTAAATTTTGGATGAGTGCCTTTGTTGCTGAAACTAAATTTTGGGCATTTGAGATGTCTTGAGATTTCTACTGTAAAGCTTGACAAAGAACATGATTAATACCCATGATTTCCATCATTAGATGTAAACTAAATATAAACTCAAATGAATTAATCATTTTATGAGCTATATTTGCATCTCCACATTGCAAGTAGGTGGACCcatctttctttatattttcaagCACCAAACAAGTTGGACCAAACATCCTCACTAGGCTACAAATAGAATTAAAATGAGGCCCCCAACAATCTCCAGCCCATTTTAGAGTCCCAATTTGGTTTGCTCCTGTTCCTGTTTCAAGTTCATCAATAGCTAACATTCTATCAATTTTTGTAGCTTGAGCAACTCTTAGTTCATCATTACGTTTACACAAAGAACCAACTGTAGTGataatgaaatttaaattcaagAAGAATTCATGGATAGGGATTACCTCTCTTGTTGCAGCAACTAATGCTAATTGTAACCGATGAGCAAAGTAATGCACAAAGTATGCATAAGGACAATCATTAAGAACTAAGGCTTGCAATCCTTTCCATTCACCACACATGTTGCTAGCACCGTCATATCCTTGTCCATGAATATTTTGAATGCCAAGATAGTGACGAGAAAGAATAGCATATATTTCGTTCTTTAGGGTCAATGCAGTAGTGTCTTTAACATGAGAAAGATCAATGAAGTGTTCCTGTATAAAGCCACCATTGTCAACAAATCTCAAAACAAGAGCCAGTTGCTCTCTCTTTGACTCATCACGTGACTCATCaacaataatacaaaatttagaatcCCCAATGTCTTCACGAATCTTACTCCGCACTTTACTTGCAATAACATGCAGAATCTCCTTCTGAATTGTAGGTGAAGTGTACTTAGCAGATTTATGAGCATTTTCCAAAACAAATTGTGCAACCTTATCATTATAAGATGCCAAAATTCTAATCATCTCAAGGAAATTTCCTCAGTTTTTTGATTGAGGGGTTTTATCATGACCTCTAAAAGGACACCCTTGAAAGGTGAGCCACCAAACAGTATCAATAGAAGTTTTCACCCGCAATCagttatttagaatttgttcaAAACTTTGCCCATTCATCACTTTATCTATATGCACTAATTCACTCAATAGATCATCACAATATTTCACAGCATTGTTGTGGGGTGAGCAAGGATCTTCCCCAAC of the Quercus robur chromosome 10, dhQueRobu3.1, whole genome shotgun sequence genome contains:
- the LOC126703853 gene encoding uncharacterized protein LOC126703853, which translates into the protein MIRILASYNDKVAQFVLENAHKSAKYTSPTIQKEILHVIASKVRSKIREDIGDSKFCIIVDESRDESKREQLALVLRFVDNGGFIQEHFIDLSHVKDTTALTLKNEIYAILSRHYLGIQNIHGQGYDGASNMCGEWKGLQALVLNDCPYAYFVHYFAHRLQLALVAATREVIPIHEFFLNLNFIITTVGSLCKRNDELRVAQATKIDRMLAIDELETGTGANQIGTLKWAGDCWGPHFNSICSLVRMFGPTCLVLENIKKDGSTYLQCGDANIAHKMINSFEFIFSLHLMMEIMDVQLQELDNRFGEQPTELLTLCSALDPKDAYKSFNVDDICRLVEKYYPLDFFERDRTGLKIQLKLFEHDVQNHLKFQNLSSMVELCRRLIETENSQVYPLIDQLICLVLTFLVSITTGERAFFAMKIVKTRLRNKMEDEFLSDNLVVYIEKEITENFTTNSILDDFRSFKERRLQF